The sequence below is a genomic window from Monodelphis domestica isolate mMonDom1 chromosome 2, mMonDom1.pri, whole genome shotgun sequence.
TTACCTGGAGACTCATACCCCTAACATAGACAAAACAACCTATTTAGAcaaaacaataatttttatttcacatGGCGTTCATACACAAAACGTTCATACGCATACACCCTGCAACTCATCAGGGAGCTGAGGCTTCCCAAGCACACACCTTTCTGCAAAGGCAAGCCTATCTATCTCAGGCAATGAAAGGCTAATGCTTTGAGCCTCCAGTCTCTACTTAGTGTCAATCAGTGGGTGTTAAATATTGTCATCCTGTGCTTTTTCCTTGAGAGCTCTCGTGGCCCTGGAGCCACCTTCACCAAAGAGATCCGGACGGTCTTGCAGAAGTGGCCAAACTGCCCAGTGTTCCAAAGGCTGGGTGATTTTCTAGAAGCATCTCTTGAAAGGAGGGCCCAGAAACCAAAGAGGTTTTTCACTGTTCAGAGTCCACAGCTCCAATCTCTGTGACCCTATCTGAGAAACACTGTTCTGGCCTCAGGCCCCAGCTTCTCCTCAGTCCTGAGGGAGTCCAAACGTTATTATAACACCCCAAGTTAGGGTTAAAGTTCAGAATATACAAAGGAAGCTATTCATTCCTGGGAGCTTGGCCACTCCTGCAGGTAGGGAGCTGAGGACGGGTAGGGGTATCCGGACAGGCAGCCCTCAGTCTGCCTGATtgttgtgaagagtgaatcaaactccctttgtctatcaatcagcaacttttaaattaattaatcaaaaacttaagcacccctacttaacactaagtaagagaatttaagggacttgctaaagtgggtgacaactccagaggccactgcccgccctgggcagtgctaggcaaatgaaAGACTGTTTATTAGAAACCAGAAACATGGTTCAGGCAAGTCCATCAGtgatggaagaagagaagggtAATATTGTTCCACTTCACTCATAAGCACAGACAAAAGGCCTCGCTGAagagtcataaaaaaaaaatcctaagaaGGAACAGtctaaaaaaataagtaaggaaTCCCGCGAAATTCTTAACATCAGGAGGTCAGAGTCCGGTAGAATCCATGAAGGATGAACTcagaagacaggagaggagatAGGTTGGAGTCACACCAAAAATGATGATGTCTGTCGGAATTCTCCCTAGGAAAACAGAACTTCAAGTAAATTTCCTATAATTCTCATTGAATAAATAGTCCCACCATCACAAAACTAGAAATCCCTTCCATTCCGGTGGGACaacctccctctccttccccaaatGCCCACATCCTCCCAGCTCAAACCCAGCACACTCACATCGCTTCGGGCAGAGGGCTGGCTATAGATTACTTTCTTAGTGGCGCTCCTGAAAAGTCAGGGAGGAGAGACGTCAGTGCCCTCACCTCTGATATTCAATTTAAAAGTCAAGAGAATTCCCCACTTTCAACCTTCTAGAGTATTGCAAGATATAGAGAAAACCATTCATTCAGtagtcctccctccctcccagtcgGGGTTCCTCCTGCCATTCCCAACCCCATCCCCAGTCCTATCACAAGTCTGAATTGTAGCTCCCGTCTCCTTGCTCTCTGCTTCAGAAACTCCTGTTGCTTAAGGGCAAGGGCAGTGGCTGCTAGACGAGGAGAGCCGGTCACCTCACTCACCCTTTACTTGTtcctgaaataaaaaaagaaaatggggccGTAAAGATCAGGCGGCACTCTGCTTAATGCTCTTCCAGGTGCATATGGGAGGAGATCCCCTGTCTTCCCCCACCACACAGAAGACTACTTAAGTGGAACGGATCCAGAACCCAGGCAAGGTCCATCACcttgtgggagggagggaaaggggcatGGTGAAAAACAGGAATGAGGAATGGGTAAAGGTACTCACTGTTGAAATATCCTCGAGTGTAGGCAAACCAGACACCAAAAACCAGGAGCCCAAGGAGGATAAGTGTCACAAAAACGGCTGCCACAATGCCCCCTACATTCAGTTCCGCTGTGAAACACAACTGGAGGAATCAGGAAACTGTACCCCAAAGGTCTTTTTCTAATTACCTAACCCAGCCACTAGCCCCGGCAACTCAGCCACCTCCAATGCCAAATAAACAGAAAGCTAGGGGGGGAAAAGCACCCCCCCCTCCCATTGACCCCCCAGCTCTGCCTCACAGAGGCTTGGCATCAATCACACAGCCCTGTCCCACCCTGACTCACCAGCTTCCATGCGTATAGCTTCTGAACGCATGGCAGTTCCAACCCCATTATTAACTTGGCAGGAATATTCCCCTGAATCAAAAGCTGTCAGAGGGTCGAACACCTAGAAGGTAGGCAGTAAGTCAGCCTCTTGCTCCAAGGGGAGTCCCAGAGGCCTCTCCCCAAACTCAAGAGATCCAGCTCAatttttcctttctacttttccacCAACCCCTAGAGAACCATGACCGTCATACCAGTTCCCCTGTCTTAGAGTTTATAGTATAGGAAGAATTGCTGAAGGCACGGTTCTTCTTGGGGTCCAGAGGCATCAGAGCCCCATCCTTGTACCACTGATAATCAGGGGGTGGAGAACCTTCTCCCTCCGAGCAGGTCAGAATAACTCGATGCCCAATGGTAGCTGAAGATGGGATATTGACATTGGGCTTTGATGGTGGCActaggaagagaagagacattGATCTTAACCTGGAGTTTGGTCACTAAAGCCATCCACTGACAAAAAATACTCCTCTAGAGGGCTCTGAAACCGAAAAACAAACATGCAAAAgaacaagagagggaagggaagggaggcatAATGAAAGCTTGCATTGGCataacattttattcttttaaaatgtatgtatacacacatatagaatCTCACTTGATTCCTGACAGCAGGTCAGGCTTAGCCATGCTAGAAAGCTGGAACCCAGTTCCCCTGGACTCTATCTATAATTCTCCTCAATCTCCTTAGATCACTGGCTTGATGTCCCTCAGTTTCTGTATGATTTGGGGATTCCCCCCTCTTTCTAGGCTCCAAAAGGTTAATTTTTAAGTCCTTCTTCCCTTAGCATTCTCAAGAATCGTCAGCCTTTCTAAGCTCTGGAAATCATTTTAGAAACAGAGGGAAAAGACAATAAACTTTAAAGCAGGAGGGTTAGAGAAGAGAACGATGCCGTTTCATACCTAATACAGTGAGCTGCACGGCGATCTCCCCATAGTTGGTTCCATCAGTGACCATACATGTATATGTCCCTGTGTCCTTTCGGGTCACGGTACGGAAATGAATACCAGTCTGGGAGAATTCCACCCGGTCTTGGTAGGGACCTGTGGTTGTTGGGAAATAAACATCAGCAAGGCGGAAGCATGGAGAAAGAGTAAGATGAAAACTGGAAATGTCACACCAAATTCATAAGCATCCTTGAATCCAAGGGCCCAGGGAACCTTTTCTCACCACCCTCATAACATAATGGAGGCACTGTCTTAGACACCAAATGGGCCCCACGTTTTCCCTCGAGGTTATATAGCATAACTGCTTCTTTTTATCACAGATTGGAGCGCTTTGGGGGATTGGGAAAATTGTCAAAAGGATCCCAGTGACTCACCAGTAATCTTGTTGTCAAAGCAAACCAGGCTGGTCGTGCTTCCCTTAACAAACTTCCACTCCACTCGGGGTGAGTAGAAGCCCGAAAAGTAGCAGGACAGCGTGACAGCTAGAGGAATAGGACACGTGAGGCTAGTATACAGAAGCAAAGCCTAAAGGGAAGCCCCAATACCAAACACATGGCCCTCTTTCCTTCAGCCACAAGTTCCACCCCCCACTCCCAAGAACCTGCCCATCCCAACCCTCTCAAGCCTCATCCCACTCACGTTGATTCTCGTCTACTTTAACATGATCTTGAGAAGTAGAGACGCTGCCACCGCCTGACGCTAGACAACCTGGAGAGGAGAAAGATGAGCTaggtgagggagaaagaagaaacaactTGAAGAAGAGAGAtgtaggagagagaggggggtggaTGGAAAAGCAACTGGCCAAAAAGGCAAATGGGATACATGAATGATAACAATAAGAACCACGTATAGACAACTCAATCCAGCCTCTTATATCCAAAACAATTTCTTTGTCATTCATATTTACATAGTTTTCAAAATGTTTGCTGTTTAGCAAAGAgttgctaggtggcacagaagacCAGGCCTTTAGGTAgcaacatgagttcaaatctagcctcaagacaAATGACTAattgtgggatcctgggcaagtcagttaaacagcttgcctcagtttccttatctgtaaaatcaagatgataatagcatctgcctcccaagactgttgtgaagatcaactgagttcatatttgtaaagtgtttagcacagtacctggcacatagtaggtgttatataatttgttgttattattattgtaatcatcatcatctccatttcacagagaagaaaagagggtcaaggcagttaagtgatgtgcccatgGATACAAAGTGTCAGTGTCAGTGCCAGGATCTAAACCaagttttttaaattctaaattcaatATTCTTGCCACTATAACCTCATGGAGGAGTTTCTCCTGTGctgaaatcttcagagaagaagattCTATTACTGTCTTCTTTCATCACTTAAGTCTTCCATTCCATTTTTATTAGGAAGTTATTCCTACTATTTGGCTTAAATATTTCCTACAATTTAAGCTGAATGAGTCTTCCCTTAGTGAAGATGGAAAGAAACTGTTCACAAAACTTCCAAATAGATTATTATCTAGGAACCATATCTAAAATGGCATTTAATTGTCTCAAAGACTGCTTGACAGTCAATTACTACTCAATAAATGCTATTGAATTGTGGGAAATCAAGATGGCTAGCAGAGGAGCAGTTAGGCGGCTgcgtggattgagagtcaggcctagagacaggaggtcctgggctcaaatctgacctcagacacacttcctagctgtgtgaccctgggcaagtcccttaactcgcattgccagtccttaccactcttctgccttggaaccaatacccaggattgattacaagatggaaggtaaggattttaagaggggggaaaaaaaaagaatggctaaCAGAGGAGGAAGTAAGCCTAGCTCTTTACCAAATCCCTTCTACAAAGGCCTTGAAAATTCACAGGActgaatttcaattaaaaatggtaacaaaaatcacaatgaataattcttctagtCTAGGGTGACttaacaagagacagagaagtcTGTGGATATTCAGGTCGGGATCCAGCCAGGAAAGCTGAATTTACCAGTGCTCAGGGAATGAAAGAGATGAGACTAGTCACCAGGTCAGGAAAAACCTGAGGAAGAAGAAATTCCAGAGAATCCTAGGCAAAGGGTCCAGGAATGGATGCTATTCAGCAGTTTGGTCATCTATCACCCATCCCTAGGAAAAATGAGAGGGAGATCTGCCAATAGGGATGGTAGAAAGGAGTAATCAATCACTAAATGGGTCTTAGCTATCCTCGGAACAGAGACTCAGTTCTAGCCTCTAGAACAGGGTGAGGCCTGGAGAGGATTAGGAAAGGAGTCTCAGACCAAAGAGGGAACTGGGAATCTACAATTCAGTCTCTCTGAACCTACTGAGCCTCCCCAGTGAGCTAACAGTGGCTCAATCTAGCAACAGTTACTCAAATCTGAGTTAGGAATTTATAGACCTCAGATCAAGATGAAAAGATTCCATCCCCCATCACACTACTTTGGAAATCTGAAAACCTGCAGGCCCTTGCCTGAGCCGTGaaaatagcaaaaagaaaagaaaaaagaaaaaaaagaaactgaaagcaaACATCCCTCCTAGAAATGTTCAGAACCCACTTGAACATCAAGtcctaaatgaggaaattggctaGAAGAATGAACAAACGAAAAATGAACCCCATCATAAAGAGCTATTGTGGTAACTAGAAAAACTCACAACACAAACCCAGAATAAAAGATTATCTTCAAAACATCTACaggcaaagcttcaaagaaaattcAACTTGGACATAAGTCCAATCAAAATTCCtagaaaaattaaagcaaagcaaaaattgttttaaagtgttaaaataggatttaaaaaaacaaatgagggtagtaaaggggaaaagggggaagaaatgaGTTATAAAAGAAAGCTATGAAAAAAATAGCTTAAAACAAGGGGCACAAAATCTGACCAAAGAAAATTTGAATAGACCAAATTGAAGCTATATTCCATGGAAAAAGTAATTTACTACTGGAAACAGTGAATACaatagaaggaagggaataaaaataatcataatatcttggtaattaaaatcattttttatttttcaaaatattttagaattttaatataaatcCCTTTTGAACCTCAAAATCATCCTGAGAGACACAATAACCAATCATAAATTCCAAAGGgatcatgatgaaacatgctatccatctctagatAGAGCTGATGGATTCAGTGTGCAACATGGtgttcagtttttcttttctttctctttcttcctttttgacaTGGCTAGTGcagggatttattttgcttgattatacatatttgtgaCTTCCGGtcagatggcggcttagagaaagctaaagttcagatctccggaaacccttccctaccgatctcaaactatatgctcctagggcgccgaaattcaaaatgatcaacagcatagaccctgggaatcctcctcctggacctggacctggatcaaaaggtacggcctccctcaaaagccagaacccgagatcactcggacctaaggggtaggagtgcagagtccaaagctccgggaagccgcggcccttcccccctcagagagcagggtcatctgaaacaacagtaaccctcagggccgacaagacagcctcatggccagctattctgaaggcaacttccggaaagcaacccgacccagtcgagggggcacccaaacagcagggaaacagagagagccgggggcgagtgtaaccccctggccagatccttccattccagttccagtgaaagtcactgccttaaggcatactcagttcaactcagggaaagctcatagaacggacaatctgcccagaactaaaacctctgaacaccagacagagataagaaaagctaatcctccccattcagagatggcaaactccacagaagcacagaagcccaaaaatcccaagaaaaataagaagaaaggggcaactttggacgcattctatggagccaaaatacaaaatacagaggagatagaagacgatgcacaagaaaatgctctgaaaccttccaaaggaaatggaaactctccacaaacccatgaagaatttgaatcagaaatgaccaaaaagatggaagccttctgggaagaaaagtgggaaataatgcaaaagaaattcacgcatctacgaaactggtgtgaccaaactgaaaaggaaaaccaggctttaaaggtcagaatcaggcaactggaagacaatgatcgtgtaaaagagcaagaattaataaagcaaagccaaaataccaagaaattagaagagaacataaaatatctcaccgacaaggtgacagatctggaaaatagagggagaagagataatttaagaataattgaacttccagaaaagccagaaataaacaccaaactagacatcgtgatacaagatataatcaaagaaaattgcccagagattatacatatttgcaatgattttgtttttcttgtcttctcaatgggtaggAAAGAAGTAAGAGGGGCAGAATTcagaatggaaaagaataaaattgaattttcagAGGCAGAGCCAAAATGGAAATAGTAGGAAACAGTGCATATGAGCTCCTTTCCAACATATCTAGAAAACGTGCCAGATGAAATCTTGATTGAAAAATCCAGAAAAAGTTATGGTGAGTAATTTCCCCAGGCGAGCTCCACAGAGGGAGATAGTTAGAGAGATCTGCTGACGCAGAGTCTGGCCAAGAGAATATGACCAGGAAGGGGTTATACACCAGAGCAAGAGAAGTCTCAGACACATATGAAGGCAGCACTAGCCTTCACAGGAACATTTCAATAAGAAGAGATGCATACTGGCAGCTTTGTTGCCTGCTACCCAAATCTAGGGAGGATTGAAAAGTGGATCTGTCCATGAGTTGATGTAGGGAGGTCCTGAGTAGCGTACCAGGAATGGAAGAAGTTTCAGAAGCCAGCTGCAGCAGTGTGACTCGAACCATAGGAAAATCCCGTTCTTCAGAGGAATAACCAGGGCAGGAATCTCAGACCAACAAGAAACCTACAATTCTGCCCCTCTGAGCCAATAATTTAAGTTTCAATTTTTCCTCAGACCTAAACCCAGGTCAGGCACTTGCAGAGCTTTGACCAGAGGAGCAGCAATTAGACTGCCTGGATCACTGTTTGGCGAGCATAGAAAGCTTTCAGGTCCTTGGCCAATCCCTGAAATTCTAGATAATGCAATACTCAATACCTCCAATAAAGTAGCATCAGGATGAGCACAGCCCTACTATTATATCTACTATTGGAAATAAATTGGAAGaatccacaaagaaaaaaaagaatcccacaaTAAAGAGCTATTAtgatagtagagaagttcattagaggaaaaagaaattaataagaaaTGAGAGGTTCagaagaaagaactagaaagggaaTTAACGTCTTGGCAAAAAAGATACAAAACTTTCTTTGTTTAAGAAATGAACTCCTGAAATGTACCAAACTGAAACTCCTGAATGGACCAAACAGAATCCAATGACTCATGAGAtagtaagaaatattaaaacaaagtcaaaagactgaaaatatgTTATCTCataaaaaaccctgaaaaattgatcaaggtgaaataatttaagaatcagtGGATTATATAAATACCATGACTAAAAAGAGTCTTAATCCTATTTCaatatatctttaaaagaaatcacatgattaccttgatagatgtagaaaaagcttctgacaaaatacaacacttattcctattaaaaacattaggattgggtgcagctgggtgactcagtgggttgagagccaggcctagagatgggaagtcctaggttcaaatctgacctcaggcactgcctacttaaaccccattgcctagcccttactactctaagacagaaggtaagggttttatttaaaaataataataatgaataaataaatacataaaataaaaactaggacTAAGGGGAGCTTTCCCTAAAACTATCAAtgagcagaatataaaataaacccacataaatgatcagtatttctatatattaccatatataatatatatacacaccatacaaagtccaaaagcaagagaaagaaaaagaaattccatttaaaataactgcagacaacaTAAAATAACTGGAAGTCCACCTGCCACTCActagaactatataaacacaatgaCAAAACACTTTTCCCATAAATAAGTCAGATccaaataattggagaaacattaattgcATATGGGTAGAccaagaaaatagaataaaaattacaattctacctaATTAGTCTactcattcagtgccataccaaattgtcaaaaaaaaaattaacactagaaaaaaatcacaacacAATTtgcctggaagaacaaaatgccAAGAATAATgggatcaatgaaaaaaaatgtgaaagaaggtagccttaccagatctcaaactgtattactaatcagtaatcatcaaaatactACAGTAGGGGTAGCTAGATCGGTCAGTGGATAgtgaccaggcctagagatgggaggtcctgggttcgaatctgacctaagacacttcctacctgtgtgaccctgggtaagtctcttaaccccaaatgcctagctcttatcactctttaattcatacttagtatcaattctaagacagaaggtataatttttaaaaaccaccacaatatggtactggttaagaaatacaGTGGTGGATCAGTGGCATATTAGGTATACAATACATAGTAATAAATGAttatagtaatctagtgtttgacaaacccaaagatccaagatttggagagaaaaatcagaacagcatttgacaaaaatttctgctACACTGAAAAGCAGTATAGCAAAAACTAAGTGTGGACCAACACCAAAATAGGGTAAAACTGGGTATAGGATTTAGACATGAAGGGTGATATTATAGGCAAATAaggggaacacagaatattttacctgtcagatttatggataagcgaagaatttatgaccaaagaagaaatagaaaacattaatgaatgtaaaatgaataattttgattacattaagtttttaaagttttgtacaaacaaaaccaatacggCAAGACTCTAAAAAAGCAGGAAAcaggggggatggggggaggggattttatagcaagtttttcATGTCTCAGATATTTAGAGAATCGAGtcaaattttaaagaatagaaatcattacccaattgataaatggtcaaagtatatgcacAAGGCCatcatcagatgaagaaatcaaagtgaggtggctcagtagatagacaccaggcctggagttaaaaggacttgggtttaaatttgacctcagctacttcctagctgagtgaccctgggctaacccatttgcctagcccatgCCCTTCTGTctttaagagttgttactaagacagaaagggttaaaaaacaactaTCTAGTCATATGGAAACATGTTCTAACTCTCCAATGAatacagaaatgtaaattaaaacaactttgtcttaccacctcacacctatcagactggctaatatgacagaaaaggaaaatgacaaatgtagaaggggatgtgggaaaagccCAGGTCAAGcataaataatttgtataaacatt
It includes:
- the F11R gene encoding junctional adhesion molecule A — encoded protein: MADRAGLRHLLLFLSAASLCCLASGGGSVSTSQDHVKVDENQPVTLSCYFSGFYSPRVEWKFVKGSTTSLVCFDNKITGPYQDRVEFSQTGIHFRTVTRKDTGTYTCMVTDGTNYGEIAVQLTVLVPPSKPNVNIPSSATIGHRVILTCSEGEGSPPPDYQWYKDGALMPLDPKKNRAFSNSSYTINSKTGELVFDPLTAFDSGEYSCQVNNGVGTAMRSEAIRMEAAELNVGGIVAAVFVTLILLGLLVFGVWFAYTRGYFNRTSKGSATKKVIYSQPSARSDGEFRQTSSFLV